In Penaeus monodon isolate SGIC_2016 chromosome 7, NSTDA_Pmon_1, whole genome shotgun sequence, the following are encoded in one genomic region:
- the LOC119575485 gene encoding uncharacterized protein LOC119575485 isoform X1, which yields MHGAQDYEELPFIFVRADLQRTYSSFNWCILLPQPPEPQPLPEPQQPEPTLEAPLEPAQVPQQQPQQQQQQQQPQQQPQQAEVSVDGNPPACSSGAPAKYFPANVEETNETTIDNKMKAKVQRRRLSPSHREMIIDLVFNEKKTSREVARYMGLPQSTVMSVVQVFKKEHRIHKKTATGRKRRLTTAQEFQLFEMSQERDNISVDEIRRRFLQQYPEFGHISKTTIYRTLERGKKGLIGMDPPPERYLEPIERYWPKKRGRPRPVFQKAGAGSESSSMNNVLEPSVSIMEESGPIETSAADKDISRQRRSLSIAEREMIISLFFNENRTIREVADFMHLAKSTVSSVVQVFKKEHRIQRKTSTGRKKKLSDEHEHMIMDILSQKEDITIEETRNRFLSLNPDVPNISKSTIYRIMENCQSKLRARSDMEVFVGIFVHSTEDNPLIIMPGMVMGVLNTKIEFMESLEELDHLKAEYCFTDSNIHYMTPSQFMMPGMIDTHIHASQFPNNGVAMDLPLLEWLQTYTFPTEANFSDTLFAREVYSKVVERLLRNGTTTAAYFGTIHLEGSKILADVVHDKGQRALIGKVNMMRNCPEYYREMSVQESIRDTEEFIRYVRSIQSPLVQPIVTPRFAPTCPEDQLASLGQLAAKYGCHIQSHLCETQPECNWVKELFPWAKSYTDVYDSMRLLSEKSVMAHCIWLTDDEIYTLRERGVGISHCPNSNVSIRSGLCDIRRLLNSGLKVGLGTDCSGGYCPSILDSMRQSLQVSNILALDRDQDYQRLTYKEAFRMATLGGAKVLNMEDRIGNFKI from the exons ATGcatggggcacaggactatgaagagctcccttttatttttgtcagagctgatctccaacgAACCTACtctagttttaattggtgtattcttctccctcag CCACCAGAACCACAACCACTACCTGAACCTCAGCAGCCAGAACCCACACTAGAAGCTCCTCTTGAACCTGCACAAGTGCCACAGCAGCAaccacagcagcagcaacagcagcagcagccacaGCAGCAACCCCAGCAGGCTGAAGTGAGTGTGGATGGAAATCCCCCTGCATGTTCCAGCGGTGCCCCAGCCAAGTACTTCCCAGCTAATGTGGAAGAGACAAATGAAACCAccatagataataaaatgaaGGCGAAGGTTCAGCGGAGGAGATTATCCCCGTCACATAGAGAGATGATTATCGACCTTGTTTTCAATGAGAAGAAGACATCTAGAGAG GTTGCACGTTACATGGGTCTGCCTCAATCAACAGTCATGTCCGTGGTACAAGTATTCAAGAAAGAGCACCGTATACACAAAAAGACAGCCACAGGACGCAAACGCCGACTAACAACTGCACAAGAATTCCAACTCTTCGAGATGTCACAGGAGAGAGATAACATATCAGTAGATGAGATACGTCGTCGCTTTTTGCAACAGTATCCTGAATTTGGTCACATATCAAAAACTACAATATACAGAACATTGGAAAGAGGAAAG AAAGGATTAATAGGGATGGACCCTCCACCTGAGCGCTACTTAGAGCCAATAGAGCGTTACTGGcccaagaagagagggagacctCGG CCCGTGTTCCAGAAGGCAGGTGCGGGGTCAGAATCATCTTCCATGAATAATGTGCTTGAGCCCAGTGTCAGCATTATGGAGGAGAGTGGACCAATTGAAACGAGTGCTGCCGACAAAGACATCAGCAGACAACGACGGTCGCTGTCTATTGCTGAGAGGGAGATGATTATTag TCTTTTTTTCAATGAAAATCGCACCATAAGAGAGGTCGCAGATTTCATGCACTTAGCGAAGTCTACAGTCTCATCAGTTGTTCAGGTCTTCAAGAAGGAGCACAGAATCCAACGTAAGACTTCCACAGGACGTAAGAAAAAGCTGTCCGACGAGCATGAGCACATGATCATGGATATCCTCTCCCAAAAGGAGGATATCACAAtagaagaaacaagaaatagGTTCCTGTCTTTGAATCCCGATGTTCCTAATATTAGTAAGAGTACAATTTACAGAATAATGGAGAATTGTCAGTCAAAGCTG AGAGCTAGATCAGACATGGAGGTTTTTGTAGGCATTTTTGTTCATTCTACTGAAGACAACCCATTAATCATCATGCCAGGGATGGTTATGGGTGTTCTCAACACAAAG ATTGAGTTTATGGAGAGCTTAGAAGAACTTGATCACCTCAAAGCAGAGTATTGTTTTACAGACTCAAACATTCACTACATGACTCCAAG CCAGTTTATGATGCCTGggatgatagacacacacatacatgcttctCAATTTCCTAACAATGGAGTGGCTATGGACTTGCCATTGCTGGAGTGGTTACAAACGTATACTTTCCCAACGGAAGCCAACTTTTCTGACACACTCTTTGCAAGAGAAGTCTATAGTAAAGTTGTG GAACGTCTATTGAGAAATGGAACAACAACAGCGGCATACTTTGGCACAATCCACTTAGAAGGTTCAAAAATTCTTGCTGATGTAGTTCACGACAAAGGTCAGCGTGCACTCATTGGAAAAGTAAATATGATGAGGAACTGCCCAGAATATTATCGGGAGATGAGTGTTCAGGAATCGATAAGAGACACGGAAGAATTTATACGCTATGTTAGAAGTATCCAG TCCCCGCTGGTACAACCTATTGTTACACCCCGGTTTGCCCCAACTTGCCCTGAGGATCAATTAGCATCTCTGGGACAGCTGGCAGCTAAATATGGATGTCATATTCAAAGTCACTTGTGTGAGACTCAGCCTGAGTGCAATTGGGTCAAAGAGCTCTTCCCTTGGGCCAAATCATACACTGATGTTTATGACAGCATGAGACTACTTAGTGAGAag tctGTCATGGCACATTGTATATGGCTGactgatgatgagatatataccTTGCGAGAACGAGGAGTTGGTATTTCTCACTGCCCAAATTCTAATGTATCCATTCGCTCTGGCCTTTGTGATATTCGGAGACTTTTGAATAGTGGATTAAAAGTCGGTCTAGGAACAG ATTGCTCAGGTGGTTACTGTCCATCAATTTTAGATTCCATGCGACAGTCTCTGCAAGTTTCCAACATCTTGGCTCTTGACCGAGATCAAGACTATCAGAGACTCACATACAAAGAAGCATTTAGAATGGCAACTCTTGGGGGTGCTAAAG TACTGAATATGGAAGACCGCATTGGAAACTTCAAAATTTGA
- the LOC119575485 gene encoding uncharacterized protein LOC119575485 isoform X2: MHGAQDYEELPFIFVRADLQRTYSSFNWCILLPQPPEPQPLPEPQQPEPTLEAPLEPAQVPQQQPQQQQQQQQPQQQPQQAEVSVDGNPPACSSGAPAKYFPANVEETNETTIDNKMKAKVQRRRLSPSHREMIIDLVFNEKKTSREVARYMGLPQSTVMSVVQVFKKEHRIHKKTATGRKRRLTTAQEFQLFEMSQERDNISVDEIRRRFLQQYPEFGHISKTTIYRTLERGKKGLIGMDPPPERYLEPIERYWPKKRGRPRKAGAGSESSSMNNVLEPSVSIMEESGPIETSAADKDISRQRRSLSIAEREMIISLFFNENRTIREVADFMHLAKSTVSSVVQVFKKEHRIQRKTSTGRKKKLSDEHEHMIMDILSQKEDITIEETRNRFLSLNPDVPNISKSTIYRIMENCQSKLRARSDMEVFVGIFVHSTEDNPLIIMPGMVMGVLNTKIEFMESLEELDHLKAEYCFTDSNIHYMTPSQFMMPGMIDTHIHASQFPNNGVAMDLPLLEWLQTYTFPTEANFSDTLFAREVYSKVVERLLRNGTTTAAYFGTIHLEGSKILADVVHDKGQRALIGKVNMMRNCPEYYREMSVQESIRDTEEFIRYVRSIQSPLVQPIVTPRFAPTCPEDQLASLGQLAAKYGCHIQSHLCETQPECNWVKELFPWAKSYTDVYDSMRLLSEKSVMAHCIWLTDDEIYTLRERGVGISHCPNSNVSIRSGLCDIRRLLNSGLKVGLGTDCSGGYCPSILDSMRQSLQVSNILALDRDQDYQRLTYKEAFRMATLGGAKVLNMEDRIGNFKI, from the exons ATGcatggggcacaggactatgaagagctcccttttatttttgtcagagctgatctccaacgAACCTACtctagttttaattggtgtattcttctccctcag CCACCAGAACCACAACCACTACCTGAACCTCAGCAGCCAGAACCCACACTAGAAGCTCCTCTTGAACCTGCACAAGTGCCACAGCAGCAaccacagcagcagcaacagcagcagcagccacaGCAGCAACCCCAGCAGGCTGAAGTGAGTGTGGATGGAAATCCCCCTGCATGTTCCAGCGGTGCCCCAGCCAAGTACTTCCCAGCTAATGTGGAAGAGACAAATGAAACCAccatagataataaaatgaaGGCGAAGGTTCAGCGGAGGAGATTATCCCCGTCACATAGAGAGATGATTATCGACCTTGTTTTCAATGAGAAGAAGACATCTAGAGAG GTTGCACGTTACATGGGTCTGCCTCAATCAACAGTCATGTCCGTGGTACAAGTATTCAAGAAAGAGCACCGTATACACAAAAAGACAGCCACAGGACGCAAACGCCGACTAACAACTGCACAAGAATTCCAACTCTTCGAGATGTCACAGGAGAGAGATAACATATCAGTAGATGAGATACGTCGTCGCTTTTTGCAACAGTATCCTGAATTTGGTCACATATCAAAAACTACAATATACAGAACATTGGAAAGAGGAAAG AAAGGATTAATAGGGATGGACCCTCCACCTGAGCGCTACTTAGAGCCAATAGAGCGTTACTGGcccaagaagagagggagacctCGG AAGGCAGGTGCGGGGTCAGAATCATCTTCCATGAATAATGTGCTTGAGCCCAGTGTCAGCATTATGGAGGAGAGTGGACCAATTGAAACGAGTGCTGCCGACAAAGACATCAGCAGACAACGACGGTCGCTGTCTATTGCTGAGAGGGAGATGATTATTag TCTTTTTTTCAATGAAAATCGCACCATAAGAGAGGTCGCAGATTTCATGCACTTAGCGAAGTCTACAGTCTCATCAGTTGTTCAGGTCTTCAAGAAGGAGCACAGAATCCAACGTAAGACTTCCACAGGACGTAAGAAAAAGCTGTCCGACGAGCATGAGCACATGATCATGGATATCCTCTCCCAAAAGGAGGATATCACAAtagaagaaacaagaaatagGTTCCTGTCTTTGAATCCCGATGTTCCTAATATTAGTAAGAGTACAATTTACAGAATAATGGAGAATTGTCAGTCAAAGCTG AGAGCTAGATCAGACATGGAGGTTTTTGTAGGCATTTTTGTTCATTCTACTGAAGACAACCCATTAATCATCATGCCAGGGATGGTTATGGGTGTTCTCAACACAAAG ATTGAGTTTATGGAGAGCTTAGAAGAACTTGATCACCTCAAAGCAGAGTATTGTTTTACAGACTCAAACATTCACTACATGACTCCAAG CCAGTTTATGATGCCTGggatgatagacacacacatacatgcttctCAATTTCCTAACAATGGAGTGGCTATGGACTTGCCATTGCTGGAGTGGTTACAAACGTATACTTTCCCAACGGAAGCCAACTTTTCTGACACACTCTTTGCAAGAGAAGTCTATAGTAAAGTTGTG GAACGTCTATTGAGAAATGGAACAACAACAGCGGCATACTTTGGCACAATCCACTTAGAAGGTTCAAAAATTCTTGCTGATGTAGTTCACGACAAAGGTCAGCGTGCACTCATTGGAAAAGTAAATATGATGAGGAACTGCCCAGAATATTATCGGGAGATGAGTGTTCAGGAATCGATAAGAGACACGGAAGAATTTATACGCTATGTTAGAAGTATCCAG TCCCCGCTGGTACAACCTATTGTTACACCCCGGTTTGCCCCAACTTGCCCTGAGGATCAATTAGCATCTCTGGGACAGCTGGCAGCTAAATATGGATGTCATATTCAAAGTCACTTGTGTGAGACTCAGCCTGAGTGCAATTGGGTCAAAGAGCTCTTCCCTTGGGCCAAATCATACACTGATGTTTATGACAGCATGAGACTACTTAGTGAGAag tctGTCATGGCACATTGTATATGGCTGactgatgatgagatatataccTTGCGAGAACGAGGAGTTGGTATTTCTCACTGCCCAAATTCTAATGTATCCATTCGCTCTGGCCTTTGTGATATTCGGAGACTTTTGAATAGTGGATTAAAAGTCGGTCTAGGAACAG ATTGCTCAGGTGGTTACTGTCCATCAATTTTAGATTCCATGCGACAGTCTCTGCAAGTTTCCAACATCTTGGCTCTTGACCGAGATCAAGACTATCAGAGACTCACATACAAAGAAGCATTTAGAATGGCAACTCTTGGGGGTGCTAAAG TACTGAATATGGAAGACCGCATTGGAAACTTCAAAATTTGA
- the LOC119575485 gene encoding uncharacterized protein LOC119575485 isoform X3, translating to MHGAQDYEELPFIFVRADLQRTYSSFNWCILLPQPPEPQPLPEPQQPEPTLEAPLEPAQVPQQQPQQQQQQQQPQQQPQQAEVSVDGNPPACSSGAPAKYFPANVEETNETTIDNKMKAKVQRRRLSPSHREMIIDLVFNEKKTSREVARYMGLPQSTVMSVVQVFKKEHRIHKKTATGRKRRLTTAQEFQLFEMSQERDNISVDEIRRRFLQQYPEFGHISKTTIYRTLERGKKGLIGMDPPPERYLEPIERYWPKKRGRPRAGAGSESSSMNNVLEPSVSIMEESGPIETSAADKDISRQRRSLSIAEREMIISLFFNENRTIREVADFMHLAKSTVSSVVQVFKKEHRIQRKTSTGRKKKLSDEHEHMIMDILSQKEDITIEETRNRFLSLNPDVPNISKSTIYRIMENCQSKLRARSDMEVFVGIFVHSTEDNPLIIMPGMVMGVLNTKIEFMESLEELDHLKAEYCFTDSNIHYMTPSQFMMPGMIDTHIHASQFPNNGVAMDLPLLEWLQTYTFPTEANFSDTLFAREVYSKVVERLLRNGTTTAAYFGTIHLEGSKILADVVHDKGQRALIGKVNMMRNCPEYYREMSVQESIRDTEEFIRYVRSIQSPLVQPIVTPRFAPTCPEDQLASLGQLAAKYGCHIQSHLCETQPECNWVKELFPWAKSYTDVYDSMRLLSEKSVMAHCIWLTDDEIYTLRERGVGISHCPNSNVSIRSGLCDIRRLLNSGLKVGLGTDCSGGYCPSILDSMRQSLQVSNILALDRDQDYQRLTYKEAFRMATLGGAKVLNMEDRIGNFKI from the exons ATGcatggggcacaggactatgaagagctcccttttatttttgtcagagctgatctccaacgAACCTACtctagttttaattggtgtattcttctccctcag CCACCAGAACCACAACCACTACCTGAACCTCAGCAGCCAGAACCCACACTAGAAGCTCCTCTTGAACCTGCACAAGTGCCACAGCAGCAaccacagcagcagcaacagcagcagcagccacaGCAGCAACCCCAGCAGGCTGAAGTGAGTGTGGATGGAAATCCCCCTGCATGTTCCAGCGGTGCCCCAGCCAAGTACTTCCCAGCTAATGTGGAAGAGACAAATGAAACCAccatagataataaaatgaaGGCGAAGGTTCAGCGGAGGAGATTATCCCCGTCACATAGAGAGATGATTATCGACCTTGTTTTCAATGAGAAGAAGACATCTAGAGAG GTTGCACGTTACATGGGTCTGCCTCAATCAACAGTCATGTCCGTGGTACAAGTATTCAAGAAAGAGCACCGTATACACAAAAAGACAGCCACAGGACGCAAACGCCGACTAACAACTGCACAAGAATTCCAACTCTTCGAGATGTCACAGGAGAGAGATAACATATCAGTAGATGAGATACGTCGTCGCTTTTTGCAACAGTATCCTGAATTTGGTCACATATCAAAAACTACAATATACAGAACATTGGAAAGAGGAAAG AAAGGATTAATAGGGATGGACCCTCCACCTGAGCGCTACTTAGAGCCAATAGAGCGTTACTGGcccaagaagagagggagacctCGG GCAGGTGCGGGGTCAGAATCATCTTCCATGAATAATGTGCTTGAGCCCAGTGTCAGCATTATGGAGGAGAGTGGACCAATTGAAACGAGTGCTGCCGACAAAGACATCAGCAGACAACGACGGTCGCTGTCTATTGCTGAGAGGGAGATGATTATTag TCTTTTTTTCAATGAAAATCGCACCATAAGAGAGGTCGCAGATTTCATGCACTTAGCGAAGTCTACAGTCTCATCAGTTGTTCAGGTCTTCAAGAAGGAGCACAGAATCCAACGTAAGACTTCCACAGGACGTAAGAAAAAGCTGTCCGACGAGCATGAGCACATGATCATGGATATCCTCTCCCAAAAGGAGGATATCACAAtagaagaaacaagaaatagGTTCCTGTCTTTGAATCCCGATGTTCCTAATATTAGTAAGAGTACAATTTACAGAATAATGGAGAATTGTCAGTCAAAGCTG AGAGCTAGATCAGACATGGAGGTTTTTGTAGGCATTTTTGTTCATTCTACTGAAGACAACCCATTAATCATCATGCCAGGGATGGTTATGGGTGTTCTCAACACAAAG ATTGAGTTTATGGAGAGCTTAGAAGAACTTGATCACCTCAAAGCAGAGTATTGTTTTACAGACTCAAACATTCACTACATGACTCCAAG CCAGTTTATGATGCCTGggatgatagacacacacatacatgcttctCAATTTCCTAACAATGGAGTGGCTATGGACTTGCCATTGCTGGAGTGGTTACAAACGTATACTTTCCCAACGGAAGCCAACTTTTCTGACACACTCTTTGCAAGAGAAGTCTATAGTAAAGTTGTG GAACGTCTATTGAGAAATGGAACAACAACAGCGGCATACTTTGGCACAATCCACTTAGAAGGTTCAAAAATTCTTGCTGATGTAGTTCACGACAAAGGTCAGCGTGCACTCATTGGAAAAGTAAATATGATGAGGAACTGCCCAGAATATTATCGGGAGATGAGTGTTCAGGAATCGATAAGAGACACGGAAGAATTTATACGCTATGTTAGAAGTATCCAG TCCCCGCTGGTACAACCTATTGTTACACCCCGGTTTGCCCCAACTTGCCCTGAGGATCAATTAGCATCTCTGGGACAGCTGGCAGCTAAATATGGATGTCATATTCAAAGTCACTTGTGTGAGACTCAGCCTGAGTGCAATTGGGTCAAAGAGCTCTTCCCTTGGGCCAAATCATACACTGATGTTTATGACAGCATGAGACTACTTAGTGAGAag tctGTCATGGCACATTGTATATGGCTGactgatgatgagatatataccTTGCGAGAACGAGGAGTTGGTATTTCTCACTGCCCAAATTCTAATGTATCCATTCGCTCTGGCCTTTGTGATATTCGGAGACTTTTGAATAGTGGATTAAAAGTCGGTCTAGGAACAG ATTGCTCAGGTGGTTACTGTCCATCAATTTTAGATTCCATGCGACAGTCTCTGCAAGTTTCCAACATCTTGGCTCTTGACCGAGATCAAGACTATCAGAGACTCACATACAAAGAAGCATTTAGAATGGCAACTCTTGGGGGTGCTAAAG TACTGAATATGGAAGACCGCATTGGAAACTTCAAAATTTGA